One Pseudonocardia abyssalis DNA segment encodes these proteins:
- a CDS encoding alpha/beta hydrolase: protein MSTVEQAHTSELVSRDGTRVVVYRWDPVGAPRGVVQIAHGLGEHARRYAETAAALNEAGFVVYANDHRGHGATAGDPSRFGDFGEDGWNRLVGDVGALVEKVHETHPGLPVVLLGHSMGSLATQQYLLDHSDRVDAVVLSGTTALDQLAAAIDLDQPLELAGFNAAFEPARTESDWLSRDEAVVDAYVADPACGFGTDIPSSKLMFGSGTQLADPQRLGGIRTDLPLYVVAGDQDPINAGLALLNLLVERYRAAGLTEVTVVTYEGGRHEILNETNRAEVVADLVAWLDRVLGARRAATDPTTTEATG, encoded by the coding sequence ATGAGCACCGTCGAGCAGGCCCACACCTCGGAGCTGGTGTCCCGGGACGGCACCCGGGTGGTGGTCTACCGGTGGGACCCGGTGGGCGCCCCGCGCGGCGTCGTCCAGATCGCGCACGGCCTGGGCGAGCACGCGCGCCGCTACGCGGAGACCGCGGCTGCCCTGAACGAGGCCGGCTTCGTGGTCTACGCCAACGACCACCGCGGCCACGGTGCCACCGCCGGCGACCCGTCCCGGTTCGGGGACTTCGGGGAGGACGGCTGGAACCGCCTGGTCGGGGACGTCGGCGCGCTGGTGGAGAAGGTCCACGAGACCCACCCGGGGCTGCCCGTCGTGCTGCTCGGGCACAGCATGGGTTCGCTGGCCACCCAGCAGTACCTGCTCGACCACAGCGACCGCGTCGACGCGGTCGTGCTGTCCGGGACCACCGCGTTGGACCAGCTGGCCGCGGCCATCGACCTGGACCAGCCGCTGGAGCTCGCCGGGTTCAACGCCGCGTTCGAGCCGGCCCGCACCGAGTCCGACTGGCTCAGCCGCGACGAGGCGGTCGTGGACGCCTACGTCGCCGACCCGGCCTGTGGCTTCGGCACCGACATCCCCTCGTCCAAGCTCATGTTCGGGTCCGGCACCCAACTGGCCGACCCGCAGCGGCTGGGCGGGATCCGCACGGACCTGCCGCTCTACGTGGTCGCCGGTGACCAGGACCCGATCAACGCCGGGCTCGCCCTGCTGAACCTGCTCGTCGAGCGCTACCGTGCGGCCGGGCTCACCGAGGTCACGGTCGTCACCTACGAGGGCGGCCGGCACGAGATCCTGAACGAGACCAACCGGGCCGAGGTGGTCGCCGACCTGGTGGCCTGGCTGGACCGGGTGCTCGGCGCCCGCCGAGCCGCGACCGACCCGACCACGACGGAGGCGACGGGATGA
- a CDS encoding enoyl-CoA hydratase/isomerase family protein: MTETEFQHVRIEVDRGVGLLTVDRPPANALDLALVQEISLAATRTAARDEVGALVITGAGPRFVAGADIKMMNALDADEMPRFISGIQRAMDDIEAIPLPTIAAVNGHAMGGGMELALACDLRMLAEQARIGLPEVKLGLLPGAGGTQRLVEVVGKGRALDLLYTGRQLAAAEALALGLVNSVHPVDRLVAEAVDYAAGLAAGARPALRELKACVLAHLDGGRRAGMRAEASGIDRLFGTADAREGIAAFVEKRPPRFGQGT, encoded by the coding sequence ATGACCGAGACCGAGTTCCAGCACGTCCGGATCGAGGTCGACCGCGGGGTCGGCCTGCTGACCGTGGACCGGCCGCCGGCGAACGCGCTGGACCTCGCGCTCGTCCAGGAGATCTCGCTGGCGGCGACCCGGACGGCGGCCCGCGACGAGGTGGGCGCGCTCGTCATCACCGGGGCCGGGCCGCGGTTCGTCGCGGGGGCCGACATCAAGATGATGAACGCGCTCGACGCGGACGAGATGCCCCGGTTCATCAGCGGCATCCAACGGGCGATGGACGACATCGAGGCCATCCCGCTGCCGACCATCGCCGCGGTCAACGGCCACGCCATGGGCGGCGGCATGGAACTGGCACTGGCGTGCGACCTCCGCATGCTCGCGGAGCAGGCGCGGATCGGGCTCCCCGAGGTGAAGCTCGGGCTGCTCCCCGGGGCGGGCGGCACGCAGCGGCTCGTGGAGGTCGTGGGCAAGGGCAGGGCGTTGGACCTGCTCTACACCGGACGCCAGCTCGCCGCCGCCGAGGCGTTGGCGTTGGGCCTGGTCAACAGCGTGCACCCGGTCGATCGGCTGGTGGCGGAGGCCGTGGACTACGCGGCAGGCCTCGCGGCGGGGGCCCGTCCGGCGCTGCGGGAGCTCAAGGCGTGCGTGCTGGCCCATCTCGACGGCGGCCGGCGAGCCGGGATGCGCGCCGAGGCGTCCGGGATCGACCGGCTCTTCGGCACCGCCGACGCCAGGGAGGGGATCGCGGCGTTCGTCGAGAAGCGGCCGCCACGTTTCGGGCAGGGGACGTGA
- a CDS encoding acetate--CoA ligase family protein, with the protein MSVPAGVGHRPALARLLAPASVAVVGASEGLGGFTGSCVHNLLRYGFTGRIHPVNPRRAEVLGLTCHPSLAEVPGPVDSAVLLVGADRVLPVLEDCVAAGIDNVIVAASGFGEGGAGPAGLARRRALDAFLDRHRITLLGPSTTGVVNLFDRYVPRAATNMIGPDGVVPGPVAVVSQSGASSNIVFNRAQDHGLAVGLAVATGLQATLTTWDVVEHLATDDRVRVLALIVEELGPAAAWRPRVHAAAAAGQQVVLCRVGTSDRGAAAAASHTGAVAGHWRSQRAALRDAGVLVVDDLDQLWEVAALCVAWGTASAPARLGVVALSGGEGALISDQATAAGIAMPDPSDAFVGLVGKHLTLTRGANPFDPSGEILGKPDLLVPMLEQFFDDPAFDRVLLAWHVLDQNVLPAQQEALDDLFARYRHRLVVTAWPLSTLDGWHRLAGPGAPPLLPGSHRAIAALARWSGSAPIMAVAPAVTAPVTLPARLGTGYHEVRELLAGLGVPFGPARRAEGEDAAAAAAAAIGPPVVLKSDVDSITHKSAAGLVELGLVADDQVRAAWRRLHAATASATVIVEAQLTGELQVFLGARRDLDAGSVLLFGSGGSAVEYLDDIGLVPAGADPRRAIAASRVGRFLADRTPAVTDALADMLAALGGVVTDPRIAAVEVNPVMVDLRRGTALAVDARIELSSD; encoded by the coding sequence GTGAGCGTGCCGGCCGGCGTCGGTCACCGGCCTGCGCTCGCGCGCCTGCTCGCACCGGCGTCGGTCGCGGTCGTCGGGGCGTCGGAGGGTCTCGGTGGCTTCACCGGGTCCTGCGTGCACAACCTGCTGCGCTACGGGTTCACCGGCCGGATCCACCCGGTCAACCCGCGGCGCGCCGAGGTGCTCGGCCTCACCTGCCACCCGAGCCTGGCCGAGGTGCCCGGTCCGGTCGACTCCGCCGTGCTGCTCGTCGGTGCCGACCGGGTGCTGCCGGTGCTGGAGGACTGCGTCGCCGCCGGGATCGACAACGTGATCGTCGCCGCGTCGGGTTTCGGCGAGGGCGGGGCGGGACCGGCCGGCCTGGCCCGACGACGGGCACTCGACGCCTTCCTGGACCGGCACCGGATCACCCTGCTGGGACCGAGCACCACGGGTGTCGTCAACCTGTTCGACCGCTACGTTCCGCGCGCGGCCACAAACATGATCGGCCCGGACGGCGTGGTGCCTGGACCGGTGGCGGTCGTCTCGCAGAGCGGCGCGTCGAGCAACATCGTGTTCAACCGCGCGCAGGATCACGGGCTCGCCGTGGGCCTCGCCGTCGCCACCGGGCTTCAGGCCACCCTCACGACCTGGGACGTCGTCGAGCACCTGGCCACCGACGACCGGGTCAGGGTGCTGGCACTGATCGTCGAGGAGCTCGGCCCCGCGGCGGCGTGGCGGCCGCGGGTCCACGCGGCGGCCGCGGCCGGCCAGCAGGTCGTCCTGTGCCGGGTCGGCACCTCCGATCGCGGGGCCGCTGCCGCGGCGTCGCACACGGGAGCGGTCGCCGGGCACTGGCGCTCGCAGCGCGCGGCGCTGCGTGACGCCGGGGTGCTGGTCGTGGACGATCTCGACCAGCTGTGGGAGGTTGCCGCGCTGTGCGTCGCATGGGGCACGGCGTCCGCACCGGCACGCCTGGGCGTCGTCGCGCTGTCCGGCGGCGAGGGCGCGCTGATTAGCGACCAGGCCACCGCGGCCGGGATCGCCATGCCCGACCCGTCCGACGCCTTCGTCGGACTGGTCGGGAAGCATCTCACCCTGACCCGGGGCGCCAACCCCTTCGATCCGTCCGGGGAGATCCTCGGCAAGCCCGACCTACTGGTCCCGATGCTGGAGCAGTTCTTCGACGACCCGGCTTTCGACCGGGTGCTTCTCGCCTGGCACGTGCTCGACCAGAACGTCCTTCCCGCCCAGCAGGAGGCGCTCGACGACCTGTTCGCGCGCTACCGGCACCGGCTCGTGGTCACCGCGTGGCCGCTGTCGACCCTGGACGGGTGGCACCGGCTCGCCGGACCGGGCGCCCCACCGCTGCTGCCCGGCTCGCACCGAGCCATCGCGGCGCTCGCCCGCTGGTCCGGATCCGCGCCCATCATGGCGGTGGCACCGGCGGTGACGGCACCGGTCACGCTCCCGGCCCGGCTCGGCACCGGCTACCACGAGGTCCGGGAGCTGCTGGCGGGTCTCGGCGTCCCCTTCGGCCCGGCGCGTCGGGCCGAAGGGGAGGACGCCGCCGCGGCGGCGGCGGCGGCGATCGGTCCACCGGTCGTGCTCAAGTCCGACGTCGACTCGATCACCCACAAGTCGGCCGCCGGCCTCGTCGAGCTCGGCCTGGTCGCCGACGACCAGGTGCGGGCCGCGTGGCGCAGGCTGCACGCGGCGACCGCGTCGGCCACGGTCATCGTCGAGGCACAGCTCACCGGGGAACTGCAGGTGTTCCTGGGTGCCCGGCGAGACCTGGACGCCGGCTCGGTGCTGCTCTTCGGCTCCGGCGGTTCGGCAGTGGAGTACCTCGACGACATCGGGTTGGTTCCGGCCGGCGCCGACCCACGCCGCGCGATCGCGGCCAGCCGGGTCGGTCGCTTCCTCGCCGACCGCACGCCCGCCGTCACCGACGCACTGGCCGACATGCTGGCCGCGCTGGGCGGCGTCGTGACCGACCCGCGGATCGCCGCCGTCGAGGTCAACCCGGTGATGGTCGACCTCCGGCGGGGTACCGCGCTGGCCGTCGACGCACGGATCGAGCTCAGCTCGGACTGA
- a CDS encoding ABC transporter permease, which yields MTDTMNGRARAVATKPVLASGIRDRVARHLLQAAILVAFLLLWQYASGRWVAPLFISSPVAVWDTVVRWIADGTLLHHAVATFRVAVAGFLIGGLSAVVFGYLLGVSRFWAGVAEPFITALYALPKVAIIPLLIIWVGVGAGLSLVVCALIVFLLLFYNTFYGIREVKPALIDGVRIMGGGWADVAFKVRLPSAFVWIVAGMRISVPQALVGVVTAEILAGNRGLGYLVSFNAGQFNTAGTLAAVATLLLIGLGLDRVVALATRSALAWQHGGGR from the coding sequence ATGACTGACACCATGAACGGTCGCGCCCGTGCTGTGGCGACCAAGCCGGTACTAGCATCGGGGATCCGGGACCGGGTGGCCCGCCACCTGTTGCAGGCGGCGATCCTGGTCGCCTTCCTGCTGCTGTGGCAGTACGCCTCGGGACGCTGGGTCGCGCCACTGTTCATCAGCTCCCCGGTCGCGGTGTGGGACACTGTCGTCCGCTGGATCGCGGACGGCACGCTCCTCCACCACGCGGTCGCCACGTTCCGGGTCGCGGTGGCCGGTTTCCTGATCGGCGGGCTGTCCGCGGTGGTGTTCGGTTACCTGCTCGGCGTCTCGCGGTTCTGGGCGGGGGTGGCGGAGCCGTTCATCACCGCGCTGTACGCGCTGCCCAAGGTGGCGATCATCCCGCTGCTGATCATCTGGGTGGGCGTCGGTGCGGGGCTGTCGCTGGTCGTCTGCGCGCTGATCGTGTTCCTGCTGCTGTTCTACAACACCTTCTACGGCATCCGGGAGGTCAAGCCTGCCCTGATCGACGGGGTGCGCATCATGGGCGGCGGCTGGGCGGACGTGGCGTTCAAGGTACGGCTGCCCTCGGCCTTCGTGTGGATCGTCGCGGGAATGCGGATCTCGGTACCGCAGGCTCTGGTCGGCGTGGTCACCGCGGAGATCCTGGCCGGCAACCGCGGCCTCGGCTACCTGGTGAGCTTCAACGCGGGCCAGTTCAACACCGCAGGCACCCTGGCCGCGGTGGCGACGCTGCTGCTGATCGGGCTGGGGCTCGACCGGGTGGTCGCGCTGGCCACCCGGAGCGCGCTCGCCTGGCAGCACGGCGGGGGCCGGTGA
- a CDS encoding ABC transporter ATP-binding protein: MTATRAELVGLDGVSVRFGDTEVLAPTSIQVREREFVTLFGPSGCGKSTLLNIVAGLLVPSSGQVRFDGKAISGINTRIGYMTQDDTLLPWRTVRANVAMPLRMRGVPRPEIADRVQTYLRLLDLEHAADRYPAQLSGGMKRRALLARSMIYEPRMLLMDEPFAAVDARLREGLHDEVRRAVEQADQTVLFVTHDVAEAALLSDRVLVLGHRPGRVVAELTMPFGANRDLRRLRLSEEYLAAQLAVRRALDTAEEDDD; this comes from the coding sequence GTGACCGCGACACGTGCGGAACTCGTCGGTCTCGACGGCGTGAGCGTCCGCTTCGGCGACACCGAGGTCCTCGCGCCCACCTCGATCCAGGTGCGCGAGCGTGAGTTCGTCACGCTGTTCGGTCCGAGCGGATGCGGGAAGTCGACCCTCCTCAACATCGTCGCGGGGTTGCTCGTCCCCAGCTCGGGTCAGGTGCGGTTCGACGGGAAGGCGATCTCGGGGATCAACACCCGGATCGGCTACATGACCCAGGACGACACCCTGCTGCCCTGGCGTACGGTCCGGGCGAACGTGGCGATGCCGCTGCGGATGCGCGGCGTCCCGCGCCCCGAGATCGCCGACCGGGTCCAGACCTACCTACGGCTGCTCGACCTCGAGCACGCCGCGGACCGGTACCCGGCCCAGCTGTCGGGTGGTATGAAGCGGCGAGCCCTGCTGGCCCGCAGCATGATCTACGAGCCTCGGATGCTGCTGATGGACGAGCCCTTCGCCGCCGTCGACGCGAGGCTGCGGGAAGGACTGCACGACGAGGTGCGTCGGGCGGTGGAGCAGGCGGACCAGACCGTGTTGTTCGTGACCCACGACGTCGCCGAGGCCGCGCTGCTCTCGGACCGCGTCCTGGTGCTCGGACACCGACCCGGCCGCGTGGTCGCCGAGCTGACCATGCCCTTCGGAGCGAATCGCGACCTCCGTCGGCTGCGGCTCAGCGAGGAGTACCTCGCAGCCCAGCTGGCCGTGCGCCGCGCCCTGGACACCGCGGAGGAGGACGATGACTGA
- a CDS encoding ABC transporter substrate-binding protein, translated as MTRSPSPGRRLRLPAVLLTMALLLAGCGGGAAPGAAGGPLRIASASSSLSAGPLLAAMALDTFAQAGIAYEYTDFAGNSPNTIAALSAGAADVALVGAASGWDALQEGAPLVVVAAIAGNTSELGMRTDVAQRLGITETSPIEQRVQALRGLTIATARTGSANYQMLRSLFTLYGLNPDTDATIVPSEPTAIVAGLQNDGIDAAFYGTGVMQTNYADGTAVPMVNLPRGDVPELEDIVFATALVRTETLENDPARVEQFVTALRAAGTAITDRGEETRAAVKDRYFPDLPDEVYRLSWDQVAPAWILDGALSPQQLTASLEFQTQTTGKPYDGIGFEDDVAPIARS; from the coding sequence ATGACCCGGTCACCCTCCCCCGGCCGCAGGCTCCGCCTGCCCGCGGTCCTGCTCACCATGGCGTTGCTGCTCGCGGGATGCGGCGGCGGAGCCGCCCCCGGCGCGGCCGGCGGCCCGTTGCGGATCGCGAGTGCCAGCTCGAGCCTCAGCGCCGGACCGCTCCTGGCGGCGATGGCCCTGGACACCTTCGCCCAAGCCGGCATCGCCTACGAGTACACCGACTTCGCCGGGAACAGCCCCAACACCATCGCCGCGCTGAGCGCCGGTGCCGCCGATGTCGCGCTGGTCGGCGCGGCGTCGGGATGGGACGCCCTGCAGGAGGGAGCGCCCCTCGTCGTCGTCGCCGCGATCGCCGGGAACACCAGCGAGCTCGGCATGCGCACCGACGTGGCGCAGCGCCTCGGGATCACCGAGACCTCGCCGATCGAGCAGCGGGTGCAGGCGCTGCGCGGGCTGACGATCGCCACCGCACGGACCGGGTCGGCCAACTACCAGATGCTGCGCTCCCTGTTCACCCTCTACGGCCTCAACCCCGACACCGACGCGACCATCGTCCCGTCCGAGCCGACCGCGATCGTCGCCGGGCTCCAGAACGACGGGATCGACGCCGCCTTCTACGGGACCGGGGTGATGCAGACCAACTACGCGGACGGCACCGCCGTCCCCATGGTCAACCTGCCTCGCGGTGACGTCCCGGAGCTCGAGGACATCGTGTTCGCCACGGCGTTGGTGCGCACCGAGACACTCGAGAACGACCCCGCCCGGGTGGAGCAGTTCGTCACCGCGCTGCGGGCGGCGGGCACCGCCATCACCGACCGGGGCGAGGAGACCCGCGCCGCGGTGAAGGACAGGTACTTCCCCGACCTTCCCGACGAGGTCTACCGGCTGTCCTGGGATCAGGTCGCACCGGCCTGGATCCTCGACGGCGCCCTGAGTCCCCAGCAGCTCACCGCATCGCTGGAATTCCAGACCCAGACCACAGGGAAGCCCTACGACGGGATCGGCTTCGAGGACGACGTCGCGCCGATCGCCCGCTCGTGA
- a CDS encoding enoyl-CoA hydratase/isomerase family protein, translating into MADLEVEVVGGTHWVRLNRPQVLNAITTALKDELLAALERAEDDPGAACLVLTGTGRAFCAGADTRELAAAGEVENLLTSVARVERTQRLVERMRRSRLATVAAVNGIAAGGGVSLALACDIVVAAGSARFALLFGARGLVPDAGLTRHLVESIGRRRALALALTCADLDADEALRCGLVDAVTSDDELVSRVTELAADLVGRGAHTIALTKRAFAAPQHSDLSLEALTQAVALQGAATPGTRTAPAKGRS; encoded by the coding sequence GTGGCTGATCTCGAGGTCGAGGTCGTCGGCGGCACCCACTGGGTGCGGCTGAACCGGCCACAGGTGCTCAACGCCATCACGACCGCGCTCAAGGACGAGTTGCTCGCCGCGCTGGAGCGGGCTGAGGACGATCCGGGTGCGGCCTGCCTGGTGCTGACCGGTACCGGTCGGGCGTTCTGTGCCGGGGCGGACACCCGCGAGCTGGCCGCCGCGGGCGAGGTCGAGAACCTCCTGACCTCCGTGGCCCGGGTGGAGCGCACCCAACGGCTGGTCGAACGGATGCGCCGCAGCCGCCTTGCGACGGTCGCCGCGGTCAACGGGATCGCCGCCGGCGGTGGGGTCTCCCTGGCCCTGGCCTGCGACATCGTGGTAGCGGCGGGGTCGGCCCGGTTCGCCCTGCTGTTCGGGGCGAGGGGCCTCGTCCCCGACGCCGGTCTCACCCGCCACCTCGTGGAGTCGATCGGCAGGCGTCGTGCGCTGGCGCTCGCCCTCACCTGCGCCGACCTGGACGCCGACGAGGCCCTGCGCTGCGGGCTCGTCGATGCGGTCACCTCCGACGACGAGCTGGTGAGCAGGGTGACCGAGCTCGCCGCTGATCTCGTCGGTCGCGGGGCGCACACGATCGCCCTCACCAAGCGGGCGTTCGCCGCCCCGCAGCACTCCGACCTCTCCCTCGAAGCGCTTACACAGGCGGTGGCGCTGCAGGGCGCGGCGACCCCCGGCACCCGAACCGCCCCGGCGAAAGGACGATCATGA
- a CDS encoding succinate--CoA ligase subunit alpha, translating to MSILADRSTRVLVQGATGSAGRRQLRALAEFGTPAVAGVTPGRGGTTVDDVAIFDTVAEAVAATGATASIVHVPPRDRAATGAALEAIEAGLDPVVLVTEGVPVHETLEIVEHARAAGTTLVGPNCVGAIIPESALLGMLPPGCTTPGRVGLISKSGSLAIEMLRALTGAGIGQSTAVSIGGDPVLGTSQARYLELFEADPDTDAVLVLGEIGGTMEAAAAEQVTRMRTPVVAFIAGRTAPPGRRMGHLGALSSSGADSAAGKESALAEAGAVVVPTLWAARDALRELTRG from the coding sequence ATGAGCATCCTCGCCGACCGCAGCACCCGCGTTCTGGTCCAGGGCGCCACGGGCTCCGCCGGACGGCGCCAGCTGCGGGCTCTCGCCGAGTTCGGTACCCCCGCGGTCGCCGGCGTGACGCCCGGCCGCGGCGGCACGACTGTCGACGACGTCGCGATCTTCGACACGGTCGCGGAGGCCGTCGCGGCCACCGGCGCGACCGCCTCGATCGTGCACGTCCCCCCGCGCGACCGAGCGGCGACCGGCGCCGCGCTGGAGGCCATCGAGGCCGGCCTGGACCCGGTCGTACTCGTGACGGAGGGGGTTCCGGTCCACGAGACCCTCGAGATCGTCGAACACGCGCGCGCAGCCGGAACGACCCTGGTCGGGCCCAACTGTGTCGGCGCGATCATTCCCGAGTCCGCCCTGCTCGGCATGCTGCCCCCGGGCTGCACCACACCCGGCCGGGTCGGGCTGATCTCCAAGAGCGGCAGCCTGGCGATCGAGATGCTGCGGGCGCTGACCGGTGCGGGCATCGGCCAGTCCACGGCGGTGTCGATCGGCGGAGACCCGGTTCTCGGCACGAGCCAGGCTCGCTACCTGGAGCTGTTCGAGGCCGACCCGGACACCGATGCGGTACTGGTGCTCGGCGAGATCGGCGGGACCATGGAGGCCGCCGCGGCGGAGCAGGTGACGCGGATGCGGACCCCGGTGGTGGCGTTCATCGCCGGCCGTACGGCACCGCCGGGCCGGCGGATGGGGCACCTCGGCGCCCTGAGTTCGTCGGGCGCGGACTCCGCGGCCGGCAAGGAGTCAGCGCTCGCCGAGGCCGGTGCGGTGGTGGTCCCCACCCTGTGGGCGGCCCGCGACGCGCTGCGGGAGCTGACCCGTGGCTGA